Proteins encoded in a region of the Podospora pseudopauciseta strain CBS 411.78 chromosome 6, whole genome shotgun sequence genome:
- the NWD3 gene encoding NACHT and WD40-domain containing NOD-like receptor 3 (COG:S; EggNog:ENOG503Q0C3), with translation MSGAEVIGIISGIIAIVDATAKVYNAANDALGLPEAFRDIVTRLPLVRKTLQTVSRNLNNTNPDEEYCKAIKPVLERCENRAT, from the coding sequence ATGTCGGGCGCCGAGGTCATCGGCATCATCTCTGGCATCATCGCCATTGTCGACGCCACTGCGAAGGTCTACAATGCCGCCAACGATGCCTTAGGCCTCCCAGAAGCCTTCCGCGATATTGTGACACGGCTCCCTCTTGTCCGCAAAACCCTCCAGACTGTCTCCAGAAACCTCAATAATACCAACCCCGACGAAGAATATTGCAAGGCAATAAAGCCTGTCTTAGAGCGCTGCGAGAATAGGGCAACATAA